The DNA sequence GGCCCGCTCGATCAGGTTGTTGCAGGCCCCGGTGGCAATCGCCGACAGCGTCCCGGTGGAACACGGCACCACCACCATGGCCGCCGGCGCGCCGGAACCCGAGGCCACCGGCGACATCCAGTCTTCCTTGCCATACACCCGGATCTGCCCCGCCGCCGCCCCGGTGTATTCGGTGAGGAAGGCCTGCATCATCTGGGTCTTGGACGGCAGGGTCACGTCGGTTTCGGTAGCCATGACCAGCTGCGCCGCCTTGGAAATGAGGAAGTGCACCTCACGGTCTTCCCGTACCAGGCAATCGAGCAGGCGCAGACCGTACGGGGCGCCGGAAGCCCCGGTCATCGCCAGCGTGATGCGTTCCGGGCCATTGCTCTCCAACAGAGTGTTCATCGCAGCGCCTCGGCCAGTTTGCCGTGCAGGCCGCCAAAGCCGCCATTGCTCATGATCACCACGTGGGTGCCGGGCTGGGCCTGGCTCTTCACGCGTTCGATGATGCCTTCCAGGGAATCGCTGACAATCGACGGCACGGTGCACAGCGCGGCAGTGGCACCCAGGTCCCAGCCGAGGTTGGCCGGTGCGTACCAGATCACCTGGTCGGCATCGACCACGCTTTCCGGCAAACCGTCGCGGTGCGCGCCAAGCTTCATGGAGTTGGAACGCGGCTCGATGATCGCGATCAGCGGCGCATCACCGATGCGTTTGCGCAAACCGTCGAGGGTGGTGGCGATAGCGGTCGGGTGGTGGGCGAAGTCGTCATAGATAGTGATGCCACGCACCTCGGCGACTTTCTCCATCCGCCGCTTCACGCTTTTGAACGCGCTCAACGCGGCAATGCCCATGGATGGCACCACGCCGACATGACGGGCCGCCGCCAGGGTCGCCAGGGCGTTGGCGACGTTATGCTGGCCGGTCATGTCCCACTCGACCACACCTTGGGACACGCCTTCGAACATCACTTCGAACTGCGAACCGTCGTCCTTGAGCAACTTCACTTGCCACTGCCCGCCCACGCCGGTGGTTTGCACCGGGGTCCAGCAGCCCATCTCGATGACACGCTGCAACGCCGGTTCGGTGGTCGGATGGATGACCAGGCCTTCGCTGGGGATGGTGCGTACTAAGTGATGGAACTGCCGCTCGATGGCTGGCAGATCGGGGAAGATGTCGGCGTGATCGAACTCAAGGTTATTGAGGATCGCCGTGCGCGGACGGTAGTGGACGAATTTCGAACGCTTGTCGAAAAACGCGCTGTCGTATTCGTCCGCCTCGATCACGAAGAACGGTGTGCCACCCAGCCGCGCCGACACCGAGAAATTCTGCGGCACGCCGCCGATCAAGAAGCCCGGGCTCATGCCCGCGTGCTCCAGCACCCAGGCGAGCATGCTGCTGGTGGTGGTCTTGCCATGGGTGCCGGCCACGGCCAGGACCCAACGGCCCTGCAACACGTGATCCGCCAGCCACTGCGGCCCGGACACGTACGGCAAGCCCTTGTTAAGCACGTACTCCACCGCCGGGTTGCCCCGGGACATGGCGTTGCCGATGACCACCAGGTCTGGCGCCGGATCCAGCTGCGCCGGGTCATAGCCTTGGGTCAGCTCAATGCCCTGGGCTTCCAGCTGCGTGCTCATCGGCGGGTAGACGTTGGCGTCGGACCCGGTGACGTGATGGCCCAGCTCCTTGGCCAGGACAGCCATCGAACCCATGAAAGTGCCGCAAATACCGAGAATATGGATGTGCATAGTCGACCTCGTAAAACATGGCCGCAGGTTAGCGTAGGGAGGGGGAAATCGCACCTTGTGTTTCGAACGGCAGCCATCAGGACACTGCAAATCCCCTGTGGGAGCGAGCTTGCTCGCGATAGCGGTGGGTCAGTTTGCGGCGATGTTGAATGTGCCGCCGCCATCGCGAGCAAGCTCGCTCCCACAGTTGAATGTACAACCCGGCTTTTGTGGCGAGGGAGCTTGCTCCCGCTGGGCTGCGAAGCGGCCCCAAGCTTTCTTTCCACCCCTGAAACCGAAGGCGACTGCTGCGCAGCCGAGCGGGAGCAAGCTCCCTCGCCACATGAAGCCGGTTTGACTGGGGGATGGTGGTTGTCATCGGTCAGCGGGCGATGGCGTGTTTGCGCAGCTTCCGGTAGAGGGTGTTGCGGCTGATGCCCAGTTGCTCGGCGGTGTGGGTCATGTGCCAGCGCTGGCGTTCCAGTGCGTCGATCAAGGCCAACCGCTCAGCGTCGTCCAGCGGCCGCTCGGCCGGCGTTTCAACCATCACCGCGGCCGGGCGCTGGCGGATCATCGCCGGCAAGTCTTCCAGCCCAATCCGTCCGCCATCGCACAGCGCGGCCAGGGTCCGCAGCACGTTACGCAGTTGTCGCACGTTGCCCGGCCAATCAAACCCCAGCAGTGCCTGGCGCGCCGGCTCGTCGAGGGTCACCACTTCAGCGCCTGCCTCTTCGGCCAGCAGGAAGTCCAGCAACTGCGACTTGTCACTGCGCTCACGCAACGCCGGCAGTGGGATTTCCAAGCCGTTGAGGCGGTAATACAAATCCTCGCGAAAACTGCCATCCCGCACCCGGTCGAGCAACTGCCGGTGGGTGGCGCTGATGATGCGCACGTTCACCGCCTCAGGTTCACCGCCGATGGGCACCACCTGGCGATCCTCCAGCACCCGCAGCAAACGGGTCTGCAAGGCCAGGGGCATGTCGCCGATTTCGTCGAGGAATAGCGTGCCACCGTCGGCCTGTTGCAGCTTGCCACGCATGCCTTCCTTGCGCGCCCCGGTGAAGCTGCCGCCGCGATAACCAAACAGCTCGCTCTCGATCAAACTTTCCGGAATGGCCGCGCAGTTGAGGGCCACGAAATGCTTGCCGGCGCGCTGGCTGGCGTGGTGCACGGCCTTGGCGAAGGCTTCCTTGCCGGAGCCGGTTTCGCCGTGGATCAGCAGTGGCACATCGCGCTCGAACACCCGCAGGGCCTTGCGAAAATGCTCCTGCAATGCCGCATCCCCCAGACAGATGCCTGGCAGTCGTGCAGGCTCGATGACTTTGAGCGCCGGGGCGAGCGGAACCGGCACGCTGCGGGGCTGGCCACGCAACACCGCGAATAAATGCCGACCGTCCCGGGTGCGCAACGGCCAACTGGCGCTGGCCTGGGGGCTGGCGCGGCCGAGCAGCTCGTCCAGCGAACAGTCGAAAAAGTCTTCCACCCGCTGCCCTAGCAAGCTGCCGCGAATATGCCCCAACAGGTTCAGTGCGCTCTGGTTGACGGCGCTGATCCGCCCTTCGCCGTCGAACGCCAGCAACCCTTCGCTGAACAGCCCCACGGATTCGGCCTGCAAATGAAAGCGCAGCAGCCATTGGTTGTCGAAGCAACGGAGGAAATAGCAGCTCTCGATCATCTTTGCCGAGAGGTTGACCAGGGCCATGGTGTGGAACTGGCTCTGGCGCGACACGTCCGGCCGGGCCGAGGACACATCAAGCACCGCCAGCAGTTCGCCCTGGGGGTCGAAGACCGGGCTGGCCGAGCAGGTCAGGCCGGTGTGGCGGCCACGGAAATGTTCTTCCTGGTGGATGGTCAGGGCCTGGCGTTCCACCAGGCAGGTGCCGATGCCGTTGGTGCCTTCGCAGGCTTCGCTCCAGTCGGCGCCGAGCCAGAGGCCGGCCCGTTCGAAAATCTTGCGCTCGCTGGGGGCGGTGACGCAGTTGAGGATCACGCCCCGGGCGTCGGTCAGCAGCACCGCGTGGCCGGCGCCGGAGAGTTGCTGGTGCAGGCTGGTCATTTCCGTGCCGGCGATGTGCAGCACCTGCTGCAGGCGTTCGCGGCTTTCCAGCACCCGGCCATGTTCGAGCACCGTTGGCGCCAGGTTCTGGGCCGGGTCGAGGTGATAGTCCTCGAGGCAGCGCAGCCAGGAACGGGCAATCGACGGATCGCTGCCAGGGCCCTGCAGGTGGGCCTTGCCCTGGGTGACCGTCAGGACTTGCTGGGCATGGCGACTCAAGTGGTTGCTGTGCATTTCTTATTATTCTCCCCGAAGGACCTTTGGACCTGCCAACACATACCCCGTGGCGAGGGAGCTTGCTCCCGCTGGGCTGCGCAGCAGCCCCAAAACCTGAGTTTGCGGTGTATCAGGCTGACCGAGTTGGCTGCCTTGGGACCGCTTCGCGCTCCAGCGGGAGCAAGCTCCCTCGCCACAAAAGCCGTCCTGCCACAAAAATACATTTGCCAGAGATTCCAGGATCGAAGCCCAGCATCCTCCAGCCCAACCGCCTTTGCAATGCTGGCGCGACCTGTCAGTCACAGACCGTCTCGTATCTGGCACAAACTGTCACACCCGCTGTATCACAAGCGTCACACCCCCATCCGTTTGTCCGACCAACTCCTCCTAAAGTCTTGATTTACGGGCCCTGCAAGGCAATGGCCCAACCTTTGCTCTAGGCTTAGATACCAGCGCTCGATTTTGCGCGGCTCCCTTATAAGCACAAAAGCCAAGGAGAACTCATCATGCGTTACGCTCACCCCGGTACTGAAGGCGCTATCGTTTCGTTCAAGAGCAAATACGGTAACTACATCGGCGGCGAGTTCGTCGCGCCTGTCAAAGGTCAGTACTTCACCAATACTTCCCCGGTCAATGGCCAGCCCATTGCCGAATTCCCGCGTTCCACCGCCGAAGACATCGAAAAAGCCCTGGACGCCGCCCACGCCGCCGCCGATGCCTGGGGCGCCACCTCGGCCCAGGCCCGCTCGCTGGTCCTGCTGAAAATCGCCGATCGCATCGAGCAGAACCTCGAAGTGCTGGCGATCACCGAGTCCTGGGACAACGGCAAGGCTGTGCGCGAAACCCTCAACGCCGACATCCCCCTGGCCGCCGACCACTTCCGCTACTTCGCCGGTTGCCTGCGGGCCCAGGAAGGCGCGGCCGCCGAGATCGACGGCAACACCGTGGCCTATCACATCCATGAACCCTTGGGCGTGGTCGGGCAGATCATCCCGTGGAACTTCCCGCTGCTGATGGCCGCCTGGAAACTCGCGCCGGCCCTGGCCGCCGGTAACTGCGTGGTGCTCAAGCCGGCCGAGCAAACCCCGCTGGGCATTTGCGTGCTGATGGAGCTGATCGGCGACCTGCTGCCACCTGGCGTACTGAACGTGGTGCAAGGCTTCGGCAAAGAAGCCGGTGAAGCCCTGGCCACCAGCAAGCGCATCGCCAAGATCGCCTTCACCGGTTCCACCCCGGTGGGCTCGCACATCATGAAATGCGCCGCCGAGAACATCATCCCGTCCACCGTGGAGCTGGGTGGCAAGTCGCCAAACATCTTCTTCGAAGACATCATGCAGGCCGAACCGAGCTTCATCGAGAAAGCCGCCGAAGGCCTGGTGCTAGCGTTCTTCAACCAGGGCGAAGTCTGCACCTGCCCATCCCGGGCGCTGGTCCAGGAATCGATCTACGACGAATTCATGCAAGTGGTGATGAAGAAAGTCCTGCAGATCAAACGTGGCGACCCGCTGGACACCGACACCATGGTCGGCGCCCAGGCGTCCGAGCAGCAATTCGACAAGATTCTTTCGTACCTGGAAATCGCCAAGGGCGAAGGCGCCGAGCTGCTGACCGGCGGCAAGGTGGAAAAACTCGAAGGCAACCTGGCCAGCGGTTACTACATCCAGCCGACCCTGCTCAAGGGCACCAACAAAATGCGCGTGTTCCAGGAAGAAATCTTCGGCCCAGTGGTGAGCATCACCACCTTCAAGGACGAAGCCGAAGCCCTGGCGATCGCCAACGACACCGAGTTCGGCCTCGGCGCCGGCTTGTGGACCCGCGACATCAACCGCGCCTACCGCATGGGCCGGGCGATCAAGGCCGGTCGCGTCTGGACCAACTGCTACCACCTGTACCCGGCGCATGCCGCGTTCGGTGGCTACAAGAAGTCCGGTGTCGGCCGTGAAACCCACAAGATGATGCTCGACCACTATCAGCAGACCAAGAACCTGCTGGTGAGTTACGACATCAATCCGTTGGGGTTCTTCTAAGCCCTTGGGGCAAGGCAGGTTCTCCTGCTTTGCCCCTTCGATAGCCATCGCGAGCAAGCTCGCTCCCACAGGGATCTGTGGATAACTCGTTTTCCAGGGTTGGCAACAAATCCACTGTGGGAGCGAGCTTGCTCGCGATGGCGCCCTCACTGACAACATCAATTTACCGCCCCACCGCTCTGGCATGAGCTTTGCGTGCCCGCTCCACAGCAAACCCGAAAGTCCAATAGATCAAACAATAAAAAAGACAGAGAGGACTTATGACTTCTACCACCCAACTCAAACCCACACTCGGCACCCTGCATTTATGGGGCATCGCCGTCGGCCTGGTGATTTCCGGCGAGTACTTCGGCTGGAGCTACGGCTGGGGCACCGCAGGGACCCTGGGCTTTCTCGTCACCGCCCTCATGGTGGCGTTGATGTACACCTGCTTCATCTTCAGCTTCACCGAATTGACCACCGCGATTCCCCACGCCGGCGGGCCTTTTGCCTACAGCCGACGGGCCTTTGGCGAGAAAGGCGGGTTGATCGCCGGCATCGCCACCCTGATCGAATTCGTCTTTGCGCCCCCGGCCATCGCCATGGCCATCGGCGCCTACCTCAACGTGCAATTCCCGGAACTGGACCCCAAACTCGCGGCGGTCGGCGCGTACATCGTGTTCATGACCCTGAACATCCTCGGCGTCAGCATCGCCGCCGCCTTTGAGCTGGTGGTCACCGTGCTGGCGGTCGCCGAGTTGCTGGTGTTCATGGGCGTGGTCGCGCCGGGCTTCAGCTTCAGTAACTTCGTGCTCAACGGCTGGTCCGGCTCCAATGAATTCACCCTCGCCTCGATCCCCGGCATTTTCGCGGCGATCCCCTTCGCGATCTGGTTCTTCCTCGCCATCGAAGGCGCGGCCATGGCCGCCGAAGAAGCCAAGGACCCGAAACGCACGATTCCCCGCGCCTATGTCAGCGGCATCCTGACCCTGGTGTTCCTGGCCATTGGCGTGATGATCATGGCCGGCGGCGTGGGCGACTGGCGCACCCTGTCGAACATCAACGACCCGCTGCCCCAGGCCATGAAGGCGGTGGTCGGCAACAATTCAACGTGGATGCACATGCTGGTGTGGATCGGCCTGTTCGGCCTGGTGGCGAGTTTCCACGGCATCATCCTCGGCTACTCGCGGCAGTTCTTCGCCCTGGCCCGGGCCGGTTACCTGCCCCGTGGCCTGGCGAAACTGTCGCGCTTCCAGACCCCGCACCGGGCGATCCTGGCCGGCGGCGTCATCGGCATCGCGGCGATCTACAGCGATGGCCTGGTGAACCTGCAAGGCATGACCCTGACCGCCGCGATGATCACCATGTCGGTGTTCGGCGCCATCGTGATGTACATCATCAGCATGCTCAGCCTGTTCAGATTGCGTAAGACCGAACCGAACCTGGAACGCACCTTCCGCGCCCCAGGCTACCCAATCGTGCCGGGCATTGCGTTGTTCCTGGCGGTGGTGTGCCTGGTGGCGATGGCCTGGTTCAACATGGTGATTGGCTTGGTGTTCCTCGGTTTCATGATTATCGGCTACCTGTATTTCCAACTGACCGCCAAGCAACGCTCCGATGCACCGGCGGACGCTATGCTCACAGGTATCTGAAAATTGCACTGGCGCCGGGCTGAGGGCCTGGCGCCTGCCATTTAAAAGTGCACACCAACCCTCTGTGGGAGCGAGCTTGCTCGCGATAGCGGTCTTACATCCGGCACATGTGTTGAATGACACACCGCTATCGCGAGCAAGCTCGCTCCCACAGGGTGATGGGTTGTATTTAAGTTATTTAGAGAACCAGGAGGACACCGCCCATGGCCGCATTCGCCCATTCCGTCGGCGCCCAGACCTATCGCTTCGACAGCCTCAAGGACCTGATGGCCAAGGCCAGCCCGGCGCGTTCCGGGGATTTCCTCGCCGAAATCGCCGCGCTCAACGATGGCGAGCGGGTGGCCGCGCAAATGACCTTGGCCGACTTGCCCCTCAGCCATTTCCTGCAAGAAATGCTGATCCCTTACGAGGTTGACGAAGTCACCCGGCTGATCGTCGACACCCACGATAAACACGCCTTCGCCACCGTCAGCCACCTCACGGTCGGCGGTTTTCGTGACTGGCTGCTCGGCGACGCCGCCGATGAAGACAGCCTGCGGGCGCTGGCTCCGGGCCTGACGCCGGAGATGGTTGCGGCCGTCTCCAAGATCATGCGCGTGCAAGACCTGGTATTGGTGGCACAGAAAATCCGCGTGGTGACCAAATTCCGCGGCACCCTCGGCCTGCGCGGGCGCTTGTCCACCCGCCTGCAACCCAACCACCCCACCGACGAACCGGCCGGGATCGCCGCGAGCATTCTCGACGGCCTGCTCTACGGCAACGGCGACGCCATGATCGGCATCAACCCGGCCACCGACAGCACCGCCTCGATCTGCGCCATGCTGGAAATGCTCGACGCCATCATCCAGCGCTACGACATCCCCACCCAGGGCTGCGTGCTGACCCACGTCACCACCTCCATCGAAGCGGCGAACCGCGGCGTGCCCCTGGATCTGGTGTTCCAGTCCATCGCCGGCACCGAAGCGGCCAACGCCAGTTTCGGCATCAACCTGAACGTGCTGAAGGAAGGCTACGACGCCGGGCTCAGCCTGAATCGCGGCACCTTGGGCAACAACCTGATGTATTTCGAAACCGGCCAGGGCAGCGCGCTGTCGGCCAACGCCCACCACGGCGTCGATCAACAGACCTGCGAGACCCGGGCCTACGCCGTAGCACGGCATTTCAACCCGTTCCTGGTGAACACGGTTGTAGGCTTCATCGGCCCGGAATACCTGTACAACGGCAAACAGATCATCCGCGCCGGCCTCGAAGACCACTTCTGCGGCAAGCTGCTGGGCGTGCCGATGGGCTGCGACATCTGCTACACCAACCACGCCGAAGCCGACCAGGACGACATGGACACCCTGCTGACCCTGCTGGGCGTGGCCGGGATCAACTTCATCATGGGCATCCCCGGCTCCGACGACATCATGCTCAACTACCAGACCACCTCGTTCCACGACGCCCTCTACGCCCGCCAGACCCTGGGCCTCAAGCCCGCGCCGGAATTCGAAACCTGGCTGGCGAACATGGGCATCTTCACCCAGGCCGATGGCCGGGTGCGGTTCGGCGACAACCTGCCACCGGCGTTCCGTCACGCCCTCGCGCATTTGGGATAAGTGAGCTGCCCATGGATAAAAAACCTGTCGACCCGCAAAACCCTTGGCTGAACCTGCGCAACCTCACCCCGGCGCGCATCGCCCTCGGTCGCACCGGCACCAGCCTGCCGACCCAGGCGCAACTGGATTTCCAGTACGCCCACGCCCAGGCCCGTGATGCCGTGCACCTGGCGTTCGACCATGAGGGCATTCGCACGCAACTCACTGAACGCGGCCGCGAAAGCCTGTTGCTCCACAGCGCCGCCATTGACCGCAACAGCTATCTACAGCGTCCGGACTTGGGCCGACGGCTCGACGACGTTTCTGCGCAAGTTCTGGATGACTACGCCAAGGCCCATCCCGGCGGCGTGGACCTGGCGATCGTGGTGGCCGACGGCCTGTCGGCGCTGGCGGTGCATCGGCATACCTTGCCGTTCCTGGCGCGGCTGGAAGAACAGATCGCCGCTGAAGGCTGGTCGACGTCGCCCGTAATCCTGGTGGAACAGGGCCGGGTCGCGGTGGCCGATGAAGTGGCCGAGCGGCTTGGCGCAAAAATGTCGGTGATCCTGATCGGCGAACGCCCCGGCCTCAGCTCGCCCGACAGCCTGGGGCTGTATTTCACCTACAACCCCAAGGTCGGCCTGACCGATGCCTATCGCAACTGCATCTCCAACGTCCGCCTCGAAGGCCTGAGCTACGGCATGGCCGCCCATCGCTTGATCTACCTGATGCGCGAGGCCTGCCGCCGGCAGCTTTCGGGGGTCAATCTGAAGGACGAAGCCCAGGTTCATACTCTGGATTCGGAAAGCGCTGCCGATATGAAAGGTAACTTCCTACTGATGCCGCCCCGAAGCTGACAGATGCAACCGATTGCGTTTTTGATCCGCTTTCAGGCAGCATCGAAGCACGACAGAGCACCGTCGTTGTCAGAATTTCTGTCGACCTTTGCAGACGAGACCTACCATGCGGATTATCCAAGCCACGCTGGAACACCTGGACCTGCTGACCCCATTGTTCGTCAAATACCGGGAATTCTACGGCTCGCTGCCCTACCCGGACTCGTCCCGAGCCTTCCTTGAAAAGCGCCTGCGCCGCAAGGAATCGGTGATCTACCTGGCCCTGCCGGATGACGATGACAGCCGGTTGCTGGGGTTCTGCCAGCTCTACCCGAGCTACTCGTCGCTGTCCCTCAAGCGCGTGTGGATCCTCAACGACATCTACGTCGCCGAAGACGCCCGCCGCCAACTGGTGGCCGACAACCTGATCCGCACCGCGAAAAAAATGGCCAAGGAAACCAACGCCGTACGCATGCGCGTCTCCACCAGCAGCAACAACGAAGTCGCGCAGAAAACCTACGAATCGATCGGCTTCAAGGAAGACACCGAGTTCAAGAACTACGTGTTGCCGATCAGTGAAGGCATATAACCCAACACCAATACTTCTGTGGTGAGGGAACCCTCACCACACCAATATCCCTGACACAACACCAAGCCCTTGTGGCGAGGGGATTTATCCCCGCTGGACTGCGCAGCAGTCCCAAACCTGAGCACTCGGTGCATCAGTTTGATCGAGCCGCCTACTTCAGGGCCGCTCCCCGCCCCAACGGGGATAAATCCCCTCACCACAAAAACCAACCCCACCAATCCCCCTGACACACCCCCCCCGTGGCGAGGGAGCTTGCTCCCGCTGGGCTGCGCAGCAGCCCCAAACCTGAGCACGCGATACATCAGACTGACCGAGTCAGCCGCTTCAGGGCCGCTCCGCGCCCCAGCGGGAGCAAGCTCCCTCGCCACAAAAGCCAGCGCCCCCCTGCCCCAACACCAAACCCATTGTGGCGAGGGGATTTATCCCCGCTGGGCTGCGCAGCAGCCCCAAAACCTGAGCACGCGGTGCATCAGACTCACCGAGTCGGCTGATTTAGGGCCGCTCCGCGCCCCAACGGGGATAAATCCCCTCACCACAAAACCAGCGCACATCCATCCCTCTGACACACCACCAACCCCGTGGCGAGGGAGCTTGCTCCCGCTGGGCTGCGAAGCAGCCCCAAAACCTGAGCACGCGATACATCAGACTGACCGAGTCAGCCGCTTCAGGGCCGCTCCGCGCCCCAGCGGGAGCAAGCTCCCTCGCCACAAAAGCCAGCGCCCCCCTGCCCCAACACCAAACCCATTGTGGCGAGGGGATTTATCCCCGCTGGGCTGCGCAGCAGCCCCAAAACCTGAGCACGCGGTGTATCAGATTGACCGAGTCGCCTGCTTCAGGGCCGCTTCGCGCCCCAGCGGGAGCAAGCTCCCTCGCCACAAGAGCCTTCACCCGGCCTTCACCCAACCACAACACCCCCGAAATCCCTAGCTACAAACTCACCCCGCTCCCCACCCTCCAGCCCGTATAATGCCGCTCTTCCCAGCTTGTAAGAAAAAGCTACACACTCTGTAGCCATACTCTAAGCCCGACCCAAAGCCTGCCGAGCCAGGCCACCACCACAGGTGTTATGCATGGATTTCAACCCCCTCGACCTCATCCTGCACCTCGATGTATACCTCGACCTGCTGGTGACCAACTACGGAACCTGGGTCTACGCCATCCTGTTCCTGGTGATCTTCTGTGAAACCGGCCTGGTGGTCATGCCGTTCCTGCCCGGCGACTCCCTGCTGTTCATCGCCGGCGCCGTCGCCGCCGGTGGCGCCATGGACCCACTACTGCTCGCCGGTCTGCTGATGCTCGCGGCGATCCTCGGCGACAGCACCAACTACCTCATCGGCCGCACCGCTGGCGAAAAACTGTTCAGCAACCCCAACTCAAAAATCTTCCGCCGCGACTACCTGCAGCAAACCCACGACTTCTACGACAAGCACGGCGGCAAAACCGTGACCCTGGCGCGCTTCCTGCCGATCATCCGCACCTTCGCCCCCTTCGTCGCCGGCGTCGGCAAAATGAACTACCTGCGCTTCCTCGGCTTCAGCGTCCTCGGCACCGTCCTCTGGGTCGGCGGCCTGGTGACCCTCGGCTACTTCTTCGGCAACGTACCCTTCATCAAGCAAAACCTGTCGCTGCTGGTGGTGGGCATCATCCTGCTGTCGCTGCTGCCGATGATCATCAGCCTGGTCCGCAGCAAAATGAACCAGCGTGCTTCGAAAGCCTGATCGCCCATGTGGTCCCTGAGCAGCTGGCGCCGCCAACGCACCCTCGCCAAACACCCCGTCCCCGACGAAACCTGGCAACGCGTGCGCCATCAACTGAGCTTCCTCGACGGCATCAGCGCCGCCGAGGACCAGTGGCTGCGGGAAGCCTGCGTGCTGTTCCTGCATGACAAACACCTCACCGCCCTGCCCGGCGTCGAACTGCACCAGGAACAACGCCTGCTCCTCGCCGCCCAGGCCCAGCTGCCACTGATGCACCTCGGCGACTTGAACTGGTACCAGGGCTTCCACGAAATCGTCCTCTACCCCGACGACTTCCTCAGCCCCCAGCGCTACCGCGACGCCAGCGGCATCGAGCACGAGTGGGACGGCGAACACAGCGGCGAAGCCTGGCCCCAAGGCCCGATCATCCTGGCCTGGGACGGCGTGATGGCCAGCGGCGGCTGGGACGGCTACAACCTGGTGATCCACGAACTGGCGCACAAACTCGACATGCTCAACGGCGACGCCAATGGCCTGCCACCGCTGCACCCCGGCATGCGCGTCAGCGACTGGGCCGAAGCCATGCAACAGGCCTTCGACGACCTCGACCGCCAACTGGACCAGAACCCCGACGCAGAAACCGTCATCGACCCCTACGCAGCGGAAAACCCCGCCGAGTTCTTCGCCGTCACCAGCGAATACTTCTTCAGCGCCCCGGACCTGCTGCACCAGGCCTATCCAAAGGTCTATGAACAGCTCAAGACGTTCTACCGCCAGGATCCTTTGTCCCGGCTGCGGCAACTTCAGGCCGAAGATCCGGTCTATCAGGC is a window from the Pseudomonas brassicacearum genome containing:
- a CDS encoding sigma-54-dependent Fis family transcriptional regulator, giving the protein MHSNHLSRHAQQVLTVTQGKAHLQGPGSDPSIARSWLRCLEDYHLDPAQNLAPTVLEHGRVLESRERLQQVLHIAGTEMTSLHQQLSGAGHAVLLTDARGVILNCVTAPSERKIFERAGLWLGADWSEACEGTNGIGTCLVERQALTIHQEEHFRGRHTGLTCSASPVFDPQGELLAVLDVSSARPDVSRQSQFHTMALVNLSAKMIESCYFLRCFDNQWLLRFHLQAESVGLFSEGLLAFDGEGRISAVNQSALNLLGHIRGSLLGQRVEDFFDCSLDELLGRASPQASASWPLRTRDGRHLFAVLRGQPRSVPVPLAPALKVIEPARLPGICLGDAALQEHFRKALRVFERDVPLLIHGETGSGKEAFAKAVHHASQRAGKHFVALNCAAIPESLIESELFGYRGGSFTGARKEGMRGKLQQADGGTLFLDEIGDMPLALQTRLLRVLEDRQVVPIGGEPEAVNVRIISATHRQLLDRVRDGSFREDLYYRLNGLEIPLPALRERSDKSQLLDFLLAEEAGAEVVTLDEPARQALLGFDWPGNVRQLRNVLRTLAALCDGGRIGLEDLPAMIRQRPAAVMVETPAERPLDDAERLALIDALERQRWHMTHTAEQLGISRNTLYRKLRKHAIAR
- the eat gene encoding ethanolamine permease — encoded protein: MTSTTQLKPTLGTLHLWGIAVGLVISGEYFGWSYGWGTAGTLGFLVTALMVALMYTCFIFSFTELTTAIPHAGGPFAYSRRAFGEKGGLIAGIATLIEFVFAPPAIAMAIGAYLNVQFPELDPKLAAVGAYIVFMTLNILGVSIAAAFELVVTVLAVAELLVFMGVVAPGFSFSNFVLNGWSGSNEFTLASIPGIFAAIPFAIWFFLAIEGAAMAAEEAKDPKRTIPRAYVSGILTLVFLAIGVMIMAGGVGDWRTLSNINDPLPQAMKAVVGNNSTWMHMLVWIGLFGLVASFHGIILGYSRQFFALARAGYLPRGLAKLSRFQTPHRAILAGGVIGIAAIYSDGLVNLQGMTLTAAMITMSVFGAIVMYIISMLSLFRLRKTEPNLERTFRAPGYPIVPGIALFLAVVCLVAMAWFNMVIGLVFLGFMIIGYLYFQLTAKQRSDAPADAMLTGI
- a CDS encoding aldehyde dehydrogenase family protein, with protein sequence MRYAHPGTEGAIVSFKSKYGNYIGGEFVAPVKGQYFTNTSPVNGQPIAEFPRSTAEDIEKALDAAHAAADAWGATSAQARSLVLLKIADRIEQNLEVLAITESWDNGKAVRETLNADIPLAADHFRYFAGCLRAQEGAAAEIDGNTVAYHIHEPLGVVGQIIPWNFPLLMAAWKLAPALAAGNCVVLKPAEQTPLGICVLMELIGDLLPPGVLNVVQGFGKEAGEALATSKRIAKIAFTGSTPVGSHIMKCAAENIIPSTVELGGKSPNIFFEDIMQAEPSFIEKAAEGLVLAFFNQGEVCTCPSRALVQESIYDEFMQVVMKKVLQIKRGDPLDTDTMVGAQASEQQFDKILSYLEIAKGEGAELLTGGKVEKLEGNLASGYYIQPTLLKGTNKMRVFQEEIFGPVVSITTFKDEAEALAIANDTEFGLGAGLWTRDINRAYRMGRAIKAGRVWTNCYHLYPAHAAFGGYKKSGVGRETHKMMLDHYQQTKNLLVSYDINPLGFF
- the mpl gene encoding UDP-N-acetylmuramate:L-alanyl-gamma-D-glutamyl-meso-diaminopimelate ligase; its protein translation is MHIHILGICGTFMGSMAVLAKELGHHVTGSDANVYPPMSTQLEAQGIELTQGYDPAQLDPAPDLVVIGNAMSRGNPAVEYVLNKGLPYVSGPQWLADHVLQGRWVLAVAGTHGKTTTSSMLAWVLEHAGMSPGFLIGGVPQNFSVSARLGGTPFFVIEADEYDSAFFDKRSKFVHYRPRTAILNNLEFDHADIFPDLPAIERQFHHLVRTIPSEGLVIHPTTEPALQRVIEMGCWTPVQTTGVGGQWQVKLLKDDGSQFEVMFEGVSQGVVEWDMTGQHNVANALATLAAARHVGVVPSMGIAALSAFKSVKRRMEKVAEVRGITIYDDFAHHPTAIATTLDGLRKRIGDAPLIAIIEPRSNSMKLGAHRDGLPESVVDADQVIWYAPANLGWDLGATAALCTVPSIVSDSLEGIIERVKSQAQPGTHVVIMSNGGFGGLHGKLAEALR
- the ubiX gene encoding flavin prenyltransferase UbiX, which translates into the protein MNTLLESNGPERITLAMTGASGAPYGLRLLDCLVREDREVHFLISKAAQLVMATETDVTLPSKTQMMQAFLTEYTGAAAGQIRVYGKEDWMSPVASGSGAPAAMVVVPCSTGTLSAIATGACNNLIERAADVTLKERRQLILVPREAPYSSIHLEHMLKLSNMGVTILPASPGFYHQPQTIDDLIDFVVARILNLLNIPQDMLPRWGEHHLSSDE